The segment CCGTGACTCTCCTCGCATCCGAAGATGAATGTCTCGCCGGTTTTCGCGAACCCCCGCGTAATCAATCCGATCCATTTGAATCCCGTCAGGGTGGAGTAGGTCTTGACCCCGTTCGATTCGGCGATCGCGAATATCAGGTCGGTCGTTACAATCGTCGAGACCATCCGGGGGTTTGGGGGCATCTTCCCCGTATTCTTCAGTTCCGATGTGATATAGTAGACCAGCAGGGTAGCGATCTGGTTGCCGTTGAGGAGGAGGTAAGAGCCGTCCTTTTTACGGAGAACCGCGCCGATACGGTCGGCGTCGGGGTCGGTCGCGATAAACACGTCGGCGTTATTCTTCTTCGCGCAGTCGATACCCATCTGCATCGCGGATATCTCCTCCGGGTTGGGTTTGGGCGTGGTCGGGAAGTCGCCGTTCGGGACGGACTGTTCCTCGACCATGAGGATATCCCTGAAGCCGAATTCCTTCAGCGCCGCGGGAACCATCTTATAACCCGTGCCGTAGAGCGGCGAGTAACAGATTTTTACCGGGGCGGCCGGGATAGCCTCGGGATGTATGGAAAGCGACTTAGTCTTCGCGTAGAATACCGGGTCGACTTCGGAATCGATTATTTTAAAGAGAGGCGAGGATTTTACATGATCGAAGGGCATCGCCTTGACCATAGACAGGGCGGAAACATTTTTTACCTCGTCGATAATCGCGGTATCGTGCGGAGGAGTGACCTGCGCGCCGTCGTCCCAGAATACCTTATACCCGTTATATTCCTTGGGATTATGCGACGCGGTGATCATTATCCCGCAGATCGCGGAAAGGTGACGGATCGCGAAAGAGACGGTCGGGGTAGGGTGGATATCGTCGTAATAGTAAACTTTAATCCCGTTAGCGAGAAACACCCCCGCCGCGGCTTCCGCGAAACGGTCGGACTGGTGACGGGAGTCACGCCCGATCACGACGCCCATCGAGGCGCCGTTATTGCGGAGTATATAATTCGCGAGGCCCTGCGTGACCTTTCGGACATTGTAGATATTCATACGGTTCGATCCGGCGCCGAGCACGCCGCGAAGCCCGCCCGTACCGAACTCGAGGTCGCGGTAGAAACGGTCGGTCAATTCCGCCTCGTTATTCGCGGCGGCTAAAGACTTTATCTCCGCGATCGTGCCCTCATCGTAGGGAGCGGAAGTCCATTCGCGGATTTTATCCTGGATTGTTTCGTTCATAATTAAGCCTCCGATGCTTGGATAGTGTTATTATTTTAGCATATCCGGCGTAAAATATCGAGGATTGGAATATTTTAATATTTACTTGAAAAGCGTGGAAATGGGGGTAAACTAATCATAAGGGTTGTTCGGGCGCGGAACAGGAGGAAAAAATGAGCCTAAAGAAAGCTCCGAAATTTGTCAGCTTAATTATAATTGTGACTGTCGCCGTCCTGACATTGCTGATGTACGGGATTTTATTGGGGAAAATATTCAGCGCGTTTTCGGATACACTGAACAGTAAAGATCATTCGGTGATGCAGGATACCGGTACGTCGTTAGTATTCTCGAACGGATTATCGATGTACAAGGATATCAGGATAGCGAGAAACGGTCAGAGCGCCATCGAATAGATCATATTCGCTAATCTAATCAGCATATCCAGACTGAACGCTGTCACGATAAACGAGACAAGGTAAAAGGAAACCGCCTGAAAGATGTCGCGTATCGACACTGGGCGCTGGTTCCTGAACGCGAAACCCGCCGACGATGAAAATATCAGAAGCACCACTAGAATAATATAGTAGGATATTTTGTTGAATATGAGATTTCCGACCTGGAAGAAATTGTACTTCGATTCGAAGACATAATCGCTATTCAGGATAATATCGAGCATGCTGATTTCTTTAACCGGGTTGGAAAGATTGTAGATAGCGTTCATACTGTAGATTATCGGGACGCTTTTCGAGTCCGCCATTTTCATATCTTTGGAGATACTCCCGCCCTTATACTCGATAAACTTCGAATTGAGGAGCAGGATTTTCCCGTCGGAATATTTCCCGTATCCGGCGTTAATAATATAATTGAGTTTATTATTCTTATCGAATCCCATGAAGCGCACGCCTTCCATATAAAAATACGGCCCGACCTTATATAACCTGTCGAACGTGACCGCGACACGACCCATCATAAAAGCGACGTTCTCTTTGGAGAGGAAGTATCTCAGGTTCTTCAGTTCGCCGTATTCGAATTTATCATAGGTAATCCCCTTGAGGGACGGGGTAAGTTTTTCCTTCATCTGGGCGAGGTGAGTGGTCGAGGCGGCAGATTCATGCAGATAAGGGAGCAGCATCTCGTTGATAGCGAATGCAGCGGCGGCGGTAAAAATCACATAGAAGAAAAATGAGAAGAGGAAGCCCATTTTTTCACCCTGCGTACCTTGACTTGTGCCACGGAATACGAGACTCCAGATGATACTCAACGGGGTGATTAACGGCAGGAAACGTACGATATCGAGCATGATTGTATAGAGAAGCCAAGTCTGGTCAACCTTATCCACCCTTAGATGATATATCAGCGATGCAAAAAAGGTGAAGACTAAAAGTCCCGTGAGGAATAACAGGAATTTCGGTACTTTTTTCATTACATGGCTCCTTTAGACCGTTTCATAAGAATATCCTTGAGCTGGAGTAATCCGAATCCCATTAGTCCCGCGAAGATGCCGACAAAAAGACTCGGCAGGAACAGACTCCCGAACGGGCTTTTTATCCCTAATTTAATGACCTCGACCAAACTTAAAAAATAGGGCAGCGAGTAATAGAACAGGAACGAGACGACCACGAGCGCGCATGTGGAGAGGATGTATATCTGCTTCTCGTTCATAAAGAAGCTGACGCTTCCGACTATCCCGAAGAAACCCACGCTCAAGAGGATGATTGCCAGTATCGACACGAAGAGGCCTGTCGAGAAGAACGCGGTCTTGAAAATGTGGCGGATACGCTGGATGGTGTCGAGGTAACTATTTATCAAGAATGCGGAAATCCCGGATTCCGGCAGACGTACCACCGGTTCGTTAATCGGTATCGAGAAATGACTGTTCTTATTATATACTCCGCCCGCGCCGATCGCTTTCGAGGAATCCAGTATGATACGGTCGTCCTGAATCTTACCGCTATTGATAAAGTAGGTATTCTTATAGAACAGCATCCCTTCCCTGATCTTGGTGTCGAGCATATTAATGACATAAATATTATACTGGTTGACGGGATTGATATGATCCTGGTGAATCGTGCACGGAACCGCGAAGCTCTTCGGTGGAGTAGCCTTCTGGAAATTGATATCCACTACGAAGAATACGATCAGCAATACGGCGTTAATCCCCCCGATAATCGGGAGTATGCGGTAGAGCAGGAGTTTATCGAATGTGATACTGAATCCGAAGAAGAGCACTGTCGACGCGACCTGAAGGAACGGGAGCGAGAAAAACAGGACGGTCAGGTAATTCACGATGGATGCGGTGATAAAGTTCGGATTACCGGCATATTTCTCATACGTCATCACTTCCAGAAAGTAGAGCAACAGAATAACGACTACGAAAATGAGTACTTTCAGAAAGGTAAACAGGTATTTTTTTATGGAAATCAGATATATCAAATCACGCCTCCCGTGCTAGGACGGTTATATTATCTTAATTATCGGCACTAAAATAAGAAAATATTTAGTATATGGACTAATAAATTAATAGAATAATTCCACCGAACGGATAAGGCAATAAAAAAAGATAAAAATATCGTTAAATTTCAAGAAAAGTATTGACCAAAAATAAATTTACGTTAAAATAAATCGTACAAGAGAAAGTATTTGCGAAACATATCCAATGCAAAAAACTTTAGGAGGCTATAGATGGCTGAGGTATTTCTCAGGAACGTCAGCAAGGTTTACGAAGGGAACGTAGTAGCGGTCCAGGACGTAAATCTTGAAATTAAGGACAAGGAGTTCGTCGTACTGGTCGGACCGTCCGGATGCGGGAAGTCGACGACGCTACGCATGGTGGCAGGTCTCGAAGAAATTACCGACGGTGAGATTCTGATCGACGGGGCGGTTGTTAATAACAAACCCCCGAAAGACCGCGATATCGCCATGGTATTCCAGAACTACGCTCTTTATCCTCATATGACGGTGGAAGAGAATATGGCGTTCGGTCTCAAACTGCGCAACTATCCCACAGAAGAGATCAAGAAACGTGTGAACGAAGCGGCGGAAATCCTTGGTCTGAAGGAATACCTTCAGAGAAAACCTAAGGCTCTCTCCGGCGGTCAGCGCCAACGTGTGGCGGTGGGCCGTTCCATTGTCCGCAAACCCAAAGTGTTCCTTTTCGACGAACCGTTGTCGAACCTCGACGCGAAACTGCGTGTTCAGATGCGCGCCGAATTGATTAAGATTCATGCCCGTCTTAAAGTTACCACTATCTATGTTACTCACGATCAGCTCGAAGCTATGACCATGGGCGATAAAATCGTCGTAATGAATAACAAGCTGGTTCAGCAGGTCGGAAGCCCCATCGAAGTCTACCGCAAACCGATCAATAAGTTTGTAGCCGGCTTTATCGGGACTCCTCCTATGAACTTCATCGACTGCGAAGTGAAGGAATCCGGCGGAAACGTGATGCTCGATATGGGCGATTTCCAGTTGAAGCTCCCTGCCGATTATGCCGAAAAAGCGAGACCCCAGATCGGCCGCCACGCGACATTCGGCATCCGCCCTGAGGATATTTACGATCCTTCGATGTATAGCGATCAGGTTGACGGGAACAAGGCTATCGCCAATGTCGAAATCGTGGAACATCTCGGTTCGGAAGAGCAGGTATACTTCACTACCGCGAATCATCCTTATGTCGCCAAGTACGATCCGTCAGTGGTCATCCACATCGGCGATACCAACAGGGAAACCATCTTCGATATGAAGAAATCTCACCTGTTCGATATCGAAACTGAAATGTCTATCTTTTAAACCAGACGGGGGGAAGTTCGCTTCCCCCCTTTTTTATTCTTGGAGGAATTGTGAAATATTTTGGAATCATTTTTACGCTCTTGGTATTGATAGGATGTACAAAATCCGAATTGGACACCGCAATCGAAGCGAAGGATATCAATAAGGTCAAGGCTATCCTGATGACCAATACCGGCGTGAGTACGGACAATATGGGAATGGATTCACTTCTGCATCTCACGGTGAGCACAGAGAATACGGCAATAGCGAAGTTTTTTATCGAAATGGGCGCCGATGTTAAAGTGAAGGAATACATTAACAGTAATGAATTCAATATTTCGGTATTGCATACGGCGTGCCTGAAAGATAATTTTAGTATGGTGAAGATGCTTGTAGAAAAAGGCGCGGAAATAGACGCTGTGGACGGGAAGGGGCGGACTCCGCTTTTCGACGCATGCGCGGTCGGTGATGTCGATATCGTTAAGTACCTGTTCGAGCATGGAGCCTCGCTTATCTATCGCGAACCGGTAAAGGGTACCTATCCTATTCACGAGGCATGCTACTGGGATAACGCGGATGTTGTTAAATACTTGCTGAATATAGGAATGAATAAAAATCTCAAAGATTTCGCGGGACAGACCCCGTTTAAGTACGCCGTCGAAGGCGAAAATCTGGACATCATAAAGATGATTGTCGATAGCGGGGCGGAGATAGATAATAAAGGCGCCGACGGGGAAAGTATCTTTCACGGTATCGAAAACATCGAAGTGGTCAGATACCTGGTATCGATAGGCCTCGACCCGTGGATGAAAAATAAACACGGGCTGACGGCGTTGGATATCGCAGTCGAGGCGGGTAATGACGATGTCGCGGAGTACCTGAAGAGTCTAAAATCTGCGGATACGGTTAAATAAAGTTAATTCTATTAGATAGTTGAAATAATGATGAAAATACTTTATAATTTTTATAATAAAAGTATTGATTTTTATTTGGAAGATATTATAATAAGAGCGGAATTGTTTTGGGGATGGGGATGCCGATAGACTTTACTAAAAAAGGGCTCATTGTTTACATAACCGCGGGTTACCCGGATATGGAGTTTACTCTTGACGCGATATTGACCCTGCAGCATTGCGGGGTATCGGCGATCGAGTTGGGGATTCCGTACTCGGATCCTGTCGCCGATGGCCCGGTTATCGCGAAAGCGTCGATGCTCTCGCTCGAGCGCGGGACGAACATGGATCTGATATTCCGCGCCCTTTCGGCGATAAAAAAGGATATTCGGATACCTGTGTACCTGATGAGTTATTTTTCTCCTCTTTACACCTACGGTATCTCGAAACTCATCGATAAAAGTAAGGAGACCGGGATTGAAGGGGTGGTGTTTCCCGATTTGACTATAGAGGAGGGCGGAGCGGTTTTTAACGAGTTAAAAGAAAATTCGTTAGACCCGATTCTGCTGGCTTTTCCGAACTCCGGGGAAAAGCGGATTCGGCAAATCTCGGAGTATTCCGGCAGCTTTATTTACTATGTGAATTTATTCGGTACCACGGGGGTGCGCGACCGGATACCTGAGGAATCTCTCGCGAAACTGGCTTCGGTGAAGCAGATCGCGGGTAAACCCGTTTATGCGGGATTCGGTATTAGTACGAGGGAAATGTTCCTCAAACTGTGCGGGCACGCGGACGGCGGGATTGTCGGTTCAGCGGTAATGAAACGCATACTGGATAAGTCTGACGATAGGAAGCAGGCGTTGAACGATGTGGCGGTATTCGTGAACGGTTTGCTCGGCAAATGATAAAATTTATCAGCCTGTCGAGCGGCAGTAAGCAGAACTGTTTTTATATCGAAAGCGAGGGTTCGTCGCTACTCATAGACGCCGGGATATCCTATTCGATGCTCCGTGATTTCCTCGCCGGGATAGGACGGGATCCCCATGATATCGGGACAATCCTGATTACGCACGAGCACAGCGATCATGTGAGGGGGTTGAGAAGTATATTACGGAATTTGAAGATACCCGTTTTTATTAATAAAAAGAGCTGGATGAAATTAGGGATCAGCGAAGGGACGTTTTATCCTCTGGAAGAGGGAAAGACGCTGAAGTGGAAAGACCTGCGGATTATGCCGTTTCAGGTGCCGCATGATGCGGTGAACACGTTCGGATTTGTGATCCGGCGGGAGAACCGGGGGATTTTCTTTGCGAGCGACATCGGGTCGTATGACCCGTCGATAGCCGCTCTGGCGAAGGAAGCGAACCTGATCGCGGTGGAATCCAACTACGACCCGGAGATGCTGTCCAATTCGGTTTACCCGAAGTTTCTACGCGACAGGATAGCGCATTCCCACGGGCATTTGTCCAATCCCGATGCGGCGAGTTTTATCCGCGAGACGGCGGGAATGTTTACCGAGCAGGTATGTTTCCTCCATATGAGCGAGAACAATAACCGGCTCGAGATTATTCAGGACGGGATCGAGCGCGACCTCGCGCCGTTCTACGGAGATTTGCAGTTTCATATCGCGGTGCGGGAGAACCCGATCCCCCCGATAGAGATTTAAGTTAATGATATAGCCCGAATACCGATAAGTATAAAAAAGATTCGGGAGAGAAAATGAAGAAATTTATCGCGTTTTTAATATTCTCTACGGTAATAGGCAGCTTATACGGTTTAAGCGACCTCAAGGTCGAGCTCCAGTTTTTTACCCAGACGTACCGTTTGAACGATCCCATTCCCGTGATGGTGAACGTAGTAAACACGTCGAAGGAGAAATTTCAATTCGACGTCTCGTCTCTGATTTACGAGACCTTCTTCTTCGAGGTAAAGACGCCTAAAAACGAAGATATTGTCATCAACGATCTATTCCAGATCGAGATGAAGAACAATTTCTCGTCGAGCGAGGACTACCGGAAGATCATGCTGAACAGCGGGGAATCCTTCTCGAAAACTATCGATATCAATCAGTGGTATCAGGTGAAGGATTCAGGGTACTACTTTATCAAAGGGGTGTTTTACCCGAACCCGGACGATAAAAGTAAAAAGTTGGAATCGGTATACTACAAGATATTGGTCAAGCCGCCTCTCATGATCGAATCAGACCTCATTAAAGAGGAACAGGCGAAGACCGCGAAGCTCAATCAGGTGAAACTGTTGCCGCCGTATGAAGTTATTGCTGATATGATAGACGCGAAGATGAAAAAGGATTGGGACCGGTTCCTGATTCATATAGACGCGGAACGGTTGATTAACTCGTTCGATAATTATGCGTTGGAGTATAAAAACGCCAAGTCCGGGCAATACGCGCTGGAGGTCCTCGAAAGGTTCCGGCAGTACCTGACGGTTTACTGGCAGGATGTGGTTGAGAGCTACACGATTAATAAAAGTACCATAGAGGGCGATAAAGCGCAGGTGGAATGCGATATCACCTATCTCCTGCGAAATGTTTCTTATATTACCCGTTACACGTTTGTACTATACAAGAATCATAACGGGGAATGGCTGGTTGAGGATTATATCGTTCATATGGTGAAGTAGGCGGAAGATGCGGGTATACCGGATTTCCGGGGAAAAGACGGGGCTTCGTAATACGATTGCATCGGTAGGATGCGACCCGGCGGCTTTGCCCGTGTTCGGCAAGAAGTCGGAAATTATTCCGGTAATGGCGCGCGGGATAAAACAGTCCGTTGCGGTCATTATCAAACAGGAGATGATTTCCTCGAAGGGAGACGCCGCGATACACCGGGAGGCGATTACCGCGGCAGTGGAGAAGACTGACATGGTTCTTCTCGGCACCGTTTCGGTATATGAGGATTTTATCAGGAAAGCCCGCGCGCAGGGATATCCCACTCTTGACGCTTTAGCGGATGAGGTGGAGATGATTATCGCACGCGGGACGAAAGAGATAGAGACCATGAATTTCCGGGGAAAGACGCTCGCGATGGACAGACCCCGGATTATGGGAATAGTCAATATAACGCCGGATTCCTTCTACGATGGGGGGCGTTATAAAGGTACCGAGGAGGCGATGACGCGCTGCCGTGAGATTATCGAGCAAGGCGCGGACATTGTGGATATCGGGGGCGAGTCGACCCGTCCGGGGTCGGAACCGGTATCGCTCGAACGGGAGCTCGAAAGGGTCGTCCCGGTAATCGAGAAGGCCGCTCAGGATTTCGATGCGATCATATCGGTCGATACCTACAAAGCGGCGGTAGCTGAGGAAGCGTTACGGGCGGGCGCGCATATTGTGAACGATATCAGCGGTCTGGGATACGACCCGGAGATGCCCAAGACGATTGCGCGTTATCAGGCCGGCGCTGTTATCATGCATATCAAGGGAACGCCCAAGGATATGCAGAAAGACCCGGTATATGAGGATATTATCGCGGAGATGAACGAGTATTTCGCTGAACGGGTGGCGCTCGCGAAGAAGCACGGTATCCCGGAAAGCGGGTTGATGATAGACCCCGGTATCGGATTCGGTAAGAGGCTCGAGCATAATATCGCGATACTCGCGAATCTCGAGGCGTTTAAAATTCACGGATTGCCGATTGCGGTTGGCGCATCGCGGAAATCCATGATAGGAATGCTGGTTAACCGGGAGCCGGAACAGCGTCTATGGGGGACAATGGGGGCACACGTATTTGCGTATATTAATGGTGCAAATATAATAAGGGCACATGATGTAAAAGAGCATTACGATATGTTAGGCATCATTGATAAAATGAAGAATTATAGTTAATTTGTTTATAAATATAGGGCGGAAACCGATAATATATTTGGGGCTGATTCTTTCAGAGGGGAAGACGAATGAGGGATTATAAGAACTTCGCGAAGCGGCTAAATACGCTTAAAAAAGAAATTGAAACTTCTTTAGATAGGATAAATAGTAAACAAAAGCCGGCTGATTTTAAAATCAACAAGAAAAACTATCAGGTGTTCGCAACCCGAAAGAGTAAAACGAAAACCACGATATTTGACAAAATCAAGAATGCCCTCCAATTCTCCTTCATGAAGAAGTTCTGCCTGAAAAATCTGAAAATATGTCTTCCTAAAATCGACTTTTCCCATATCCGTATCCCCGATGCGCATATCGCCCGCAAGGCCGTATTACCCTCAGCCGCGACCGTCCTGTTATTGCTGATTTTTCTCGGTTTCCGTTCGCTGATCTTTAGCGCGGCGCCGAATACCGGCTCAAACGCGGTCGAAAGCGTCTCGTTTATCGGCGACCTGAAAATCAAGGAAGAGTTCAAGAGCATGAACAACACGATGGCGGTAGGCGGAAACGACATCAGCGCATACAATAAAGAAGACCCTGAACTAAGGTTCTTTTTCTACAAAGTGAAACAGGGCGAAACTATTTCGTCTATCGCTAAAAAGCTCGGCGTTTCGAGCGATACGATTGTCAGCCTGAACAGCATGGGGAGCGCCCATACGATCAGCGTCGGCAATAGAATACTTGTCCCGAATATGAAAGGGATACTTTATACGGTCAAGTCCGGCGATACGTTCGATAAAATCGCAAAGACCTACAAGATAAAGTCCGATGAAATTATCGGCGCAAACGACCTTGAAGGGAAAGTTATCCAGAAGGGCGATATTATATTCCTTCCGGGCGCGGCGCTCACAGAGATGGAGAAAGCCAAGATATTTGGCTATCTCTTTATCAAGCCTCTCAACGGACGCTTTACTTCCCCGTTCGGTATCCGTAAGGATCCGTTTACCGGAAAGCCCAAGTTCCATGCAGGTATCGATATCGCAGCGCCCTACGGTACTCCGATCAAGGCGGCGAAAGACGGGACAATCACCTTCGCCGGATGGAAGAGCGGTTACGGCAACGTTGTTATTATCGAGCATCAATTCGGGTACACCACCTTATACGGTCACATGTCCAAGATACTGGTTAAAGCCGGACAGTATGTCAAGGGCGGACAGTATATTGGTAAAGTCGGGAGCACCGGAAAATCGACGGGACCGCACTGCCATTTCGAAGTACATAAATTCGGTATGCCGACCGACCCATTAACACATCAAGGCCTGAAGAAAGCGCCGGGTAAATGGTACTAAATTTAAATATACGGGGGATAGGCGACTATCCCTCGATTTTATATACGGACATCCTATGAATCGCGTCTTATACTCTCTACTAAAATCCTTCACAGATGAAAAGGAAAGTTATTTATCGGGCGAGTTGATCGGCGACGAACTTTCCATCACGCGCGCGGCGGTCTGGAAACAGGTCGAAGCGCTGAAAGCGAAAGGTTATGAGATAGACTCCTCCCCGAAAAAAGGCCACCGTATCATCGCTTTTCCCGATAAAACCATCATCCCCGAACTGGTAAAAATCTATACCGATGAAATTATTCCAGGGCGTGAAATTCCCGAAATCGTGTACCGTGAAGAAATAGGTTCGACCAATACCTATGCGAAGGAACTTCTTCTTCGCGGCGGTAAGCGCGAGTTGATTGTGCTGACCGACCATCAGGTGAAAGGACGCGGACGTCTCGATAGGGTGTGGGACAACCGGAAGGGTGAGGATATCGCGTTGACAATCGTCTCAGCGCCGATGATCTCCGCCGCGATGTTCTACCGGTTTACAATGATCTCCGCGCTCGCGGTGTACGACGTTCTATCGAGAAAGATCGACGGCGCAAAAATCAAGTGGCCGAACGATATCTATATCGGAAATCGCAAGATATGCGGGATACTCTCCGAGATGGTCACCGAGGAAAGCCTGATCAGGAATATGATCATCGGTATCGGGATCAACGTGAACTCCGCGCACCCGGAGGGGAAGTCCGTCTCGATGCAATCCGTCACGGGTAAACCGTCCGACCGGAATAAGATCGCGGCGGAAATTATCGCGGGATACCTAGTCTATTGCGATCAAGTGAATAAGGATGGATTTCCGGATATATATTCGGAATGGAAATCACATCTGGCATGGCTGGGAAACGGGGTGATAATCGATACAGGGAAAGAAACGATTCGCGGCATCCTGAGAGACGTCTCGCCGGAGGGTATTGTTAAATTAGAGATTGAAGGGACGCTTCGGGAATTCTACTCCGGCGACCTGATGGGAATTACTTGAGATCGCTGATCGAATACCCGCCGGAAAAGGTAATCTTATAGTACATCTTATTCTCCGTCATTATCACGAAATCCGCCCCGATACGCACGACGCGTTCTCCTAAAACCTC is part of the Brevinematales bacterium genome and harbors:
- a CDS encoding phospho-sugar mutase, with amino-acid sequence MNETIQDKIREWTSAPYDEGTIAEIKSLAAANNEAELTDRFYRDLEFGTGGLRGVLGAGSNRMNIYNVRKVTQGLANYILRNNGASMGVVIGRDSRHQSDRFAEAAAGVFLANGIKVYYYDDIHPTPTVSFAIRHLSAICGIMITASHNPKEYNGYKVFWDDGAQVTPPHDTAIIDEVKNVSALSMVKAMPFDHVKSSPLFKIIDSEVDPVFYAKTKSLSIHPEAIPAAPVKICYSPLYGTGYKMVPAALKEFGFRDILMVEEQSVPNGDFPTTPKPNPEEISAMQMGIDCAKKNNADVFIATDPDADRIGAVLRKKDGSYLLLNGNQIATLLVYYITSELKNTGKMPPNPRMVSTIVTTDLIFAIAESNGVKTYSTLTGFKWIGLITRGFAKTGETFIFGCEESHGYNAADFVRDKDAVNAACLFAEMTAYYGSKGLSVAEVLDNIYTEYGYYRESQVSITMKGMDGAEQINNLMRRLRAETPEKVGTYDVLTVTDVQNSTLLDLKTNASSPIELPKSNVILLHLSDKAKVVARPSGTEPKIKFYFTTYGKSESDSLADVKARTDTAHETLKKEFLASLGLREG
- the trpA gene encoding tryptophan synthase subunit alpha, translated to MPIDFTKKGLIVYITAGYPDMEFTLDAILTLQHCGVSAIELGIPYSDPVADGPVIAKASMLSLERGTNMDLIFRALSAIKKDIRIPVYLMSYFSPLYTYGISKLIDKSKETGIEGVVFPDLTIEEGGAVFNELKENSLDPILLAFPNSGEKRIRQISEYSGSFIYYVNLFGTTGVRDRIPEESLAKLASVKQIAGKPVYAGFGISTREMFLKLCGHADGGIVGSAVMKRILDKSDDRKQALNDVAVFVNGLLGK
- a CDS encoding MBL fold metallo-hydrolase, encoding MIKFISLSSGSKQNCFYIESEGSSLLIDAGISYSMLRDFLAGIGRDPHDIGTILITHEHSDHVRGLRSILRNLKIPVFINKKSWMKLGISEGTFYPLEEGKTLKWKDLRIMPFQVPHDAVNTFGFVIRRENRGIFFASDIGSYDPSIAALAKEANLIAVESNYDPEMLSNSVYPKFLRDRIAHSHGHLSNPDAASFIRETAGMFTEQVCFLHMSENNNRLEIIQDGIERDLAPFYGDLQFHIAVRENPIPPIEI
- a CDS encoding M23 family metallopeptidase yields the protein MRDYKNFAKRLNTLKKEIETSLDRINSKQKPADFKINKKNYQVFATRKSKTKTTIFDKIKNALQFSFMKKFCLKNLKICLPKIDFSHIRIPDAHIARKAVLPSAATVLLLLIFLGFRSLIFSAAPNTGSNAVESVSFIGDLKIKEEFKSMNNTMAVGGNDISAYNKEDPELRFFFYKVKQGETISSIAKKLGVSSDTIVSLNSMGSAHTISVGNRILVPNMKGILYTVKSGDTFDKIAKTYKIKSDEIIGANDLEGKVIQKGDIIFLPGAALTEMEKAKIFGYLFIKPLNGRFTSPFGIRKDPFTGKPKFHAGIDIAAPYGTPIKAAKDGTITFAGWKSGYGNVVIIEHQFGYTTLYGHMSKILVKAGQYVKGGQYIGKVGSTGKSTGPHCHFEVHKFGMPTDPLTHQGLKKAPGKWY
- a CDS encoding ankyrin repeat domain-containing protein, with protein sequence MKYFGIIFTLLVLIGCTKSELDTAIEAKDINKVKAILMTNTGVSTDNMGMDSLLHLTVSTENTAIAKFFIEMGADVKVKEYINSNEFNISVLHTACLKDNFSMVKMLVEKGAEIDAVDGKGRTPLFDACAVGDVDIVKYLFEHGASLIYREPVKGTYPIHEACYWDNADVVKYLLNIGMNKNLKDFAGQTPFKYAVEGENLDIIKMIVDSGAEIDNKGADGESIFHGIENIEVVRYLVSIGLDPWMKNKHGLTALDIAVEAGNDDVAEYLKSLKSADTVK
- the ugpC gene encoding sn-glycerol-3-phosphate ABC transporter ATP-binding protein UgpC — protein: MAEVFLRNVSKVYEGNVVAVQDVNLEIKDKEFVVLVGPSGCGKSTTLRMVAGLEEITDGEILIDGAVVNNKPPKDRDIAMVFQNYALYPHMTVEENMAFGLKLRNYPTEEIKKRVNEAAEILGLKEYLQRKPKALSGGQRQRVAVGRSIVRKPKVFLFDEPLSNLDAKLRVQMRAELIKIHARLKVTTIYVTHDQLEAMTMGDKIVVMNNKLVQQVGSPIEVYRKPINKFVAGFIGTPPMNFIDCEVKESGGNVMLDMGDFQLKLPADYAEKARPQIGRHATFGIRPEDIYDPSMYSDQVDGNKAIANVEIVEHLGSEEQVYFTTANHPYVAKYDPSVVIHIGDTNRETIFDMKKSHLFDIETEMSIF
- a CDS encoding biotin--[acetyl-CoA-carboxylase] ligase, producing the protein MNRVLYSLLKSFTDEKESYLSGELIGDELSITRAAVWKQVEALKAKGYEIDSSPKKGHRIIAFPDKTIIPELVKIYTDEIIPGREIPEIVYREEIGSTNTYAKELLLRGGKRELIVLTDHQVKGRGRLDRVWDNRKGEDIALTIVSAPMISAAMFYRFTMISALAVYDVLSRKIDGAKIKWPNDIYIGNRKICGILSEMVTEESLIRNMIIGIGINVNSAHPEGKSVSMQSVTGKPSDRNKIAAEIIAGYLVYCDQVNKDGFPDIYSEWKSHLAWLGNGVIIDTGKETIRGILRDVSPEGIVKLEIEGTLREFYSGDLMGIT
- the folP gene encoding dihydropteroate synthase; translation: MRVYRISGEKTGLRNTIASVGCDPAALPVFGKKSEIIPVMARGIKQSVAVIIKQEMISSKGDAAIHREAITAAVEKTDMVLLGTVSVYEDFIRKARAQGYPTLDALADEVEMIIARGTKEIETMNFRGKTLAMDRPRIMGIVNITPDSFYDGGRYKGTEEAMTRCREIIEQGADIVDIGGESTRPGSEPVSLERELERVVPVIEKAAQDFDAIISVDTYKAAVAEEALRAGAHIVNDISGLGYDPEMPKTIARYQAGAVIMHIKGTPKDMQKDPVYEDIIAEMNEYFAERVALAKKHGIPESGLMIDPGIGFGKRLEHNIAILANLEAFKIHGLPIAVGASRKSMIGMLVNREPEQRLWGTMGAHVFAYINGANIIRAHDVKEHYDMLGIIDKMKNYS